Within Flavobacterium pisciphilum, the genomic segment TAATTTAGATGTTTTTTTGGTTTGTAATGTTTTATAGTTTTATTGCGTTTAATGTCCGTAACTAATTACTCTTGAAATTTTCCAGCCTGTTGGCGTTTTTTTCCAGACATGGGTGAATTTATAAGTTCCGCAATTTATAAGTTCTCCGTTTTCAAGCCGACAGAATTTATGTACTCCAGTTTGTATTGCTCCATAATCTTTAATAGGGTAAACTTCAATACTTCCTTCTACAAGAACTCTTCTGGTATATCCATAATTGGTGAAAATTCGCTGAAAGTTTTCCATTGTTTTTGTATAATTGTCGAGTCCTCCTGTGTCATGAAAGAATTCAAGATCTTCGGTAAATAAAGTTTTTAGTTTTTCTAAATCACCTTTGTTAGCAGTATCAAAAACAATATGATCCATTTTTACAATAGTGTCGAATAATTCCTTAGATACTGGTATGTAAGGTTTCGATTCATTTGATGTTGTGCCTTTTTGGGCATTACATGGTATTGTTAGCATTTCTATTGTTAGCATTAATAAAATTGCAGAAATTGTATTTTTCATTTTTGTTGCTTTATGAGAGTTATACAAAAAGAGCATGGTAAAAAAGTTTTGTGCTGTAAAAAAGAGGTCTTTATTTTTGTTGCTAAAAATACTAATAAAAGTAATGTCATAAACTTTAAATTTTGGGCATGTTTCTTTTTGTTTTGTAACCAAAAGGATATTGAAGCCGTCAAAGTTTTCATCAATCACTAATTAATCGCAAAATGAAAACAATCTCAAAATTTTTTATTGTACTATTTTTAATTTCGAATTTGGCACTATTTGCTCAAAATCTGGATAGGAAAATAGATAGTTTAATAACTTCAAAGTTCAAACCTGGAAATCCTGGAGCTGTTTTTATGGCTGTTAAAAAGGGAAAAATCATATATCGAAAGGCTTTTGGAATGGCAAATCTAGAATTTGATATAAATATGAAACCTGAATTTATTTTTGAAATTGGATCGATGACAAAACAATTTACGGCTGTTTCTATTTTGATGCTAGCTGAGCAAGGAAAGCTTAAACTTAATGATGAAATCACAAAGTTTATTCCGGATTACCCAACGAACGGAAATAGGATTACAATTCATCATTTATTAACACACACTTCGGGAATTAAGGATTTTACAAGTATGGAATCAATTAAAAATATCGCTAGAAGTGATTTATCGCCTAAAGAATTAATTGATTTTTTTAAGAATGAACCAGTAAATTTTAAACCTGGCGAACAGTTTAAGTATTGTAATTCAGGTTATGTTCTCTTAGGGTATATTATTGAAATTGCATCGGGTCAGACGTATCAGGAGTTTGTTAGTCAGAATATCTTTGAGAAGATAGGAATGATGAATACCCATTATGCAAGCCATGAGAGAATAATAAAAAATAGAGTTTCAGGATATCGAGATAAAGAGGGGATTGTAAATGCAGCTTATATTAGTTTTTCTATTCCTTATGCATCAGGGTCGATAATGTCAAATGTGGATGATATGTTAAAATGGCAAAATGCAATTGACACTAACATATTGCTTAATTCTAATACTACAGAAAAGGTATTCACTAATTATAAATTAAATAATGGTGATAAAATTGATTACGGATATGGCTGGCATATAAAAGAGTTGAATGGAAAACTTGTACGCGAGCACGGAGGCAGTATTTTTGGTTTTAAATCGATGGGTGTTTATGAGCCTACTAAGCAAATTTATGTAATAGGACTGAGTAATTGTGATTGCAACTCTCCAACCGCACTCACAAAAGATATAGCGGCTTTGTTAATCGATTAACTATAAAAAAAAACTGCTTAGTTATAATTAACCGAGCAGTTTTCTTTGCTTTAATTATAAGGTCTATTAATGTTGATTGATGTCATTAAACTCCCAAAGAACATTGATGATCTTCCAAGAACCGTTGATTTTAACAAGATGCATATAATCAATCCAGTCATCGGCAATCAATTTTACAGAAGCTGTTCGTTCTGAAACATCAAGAAGTTTGACATCCTTTTTTGGTAAAGGTGGAAACTTATCTCCATTCTTGTTGTAACTTTCTGCAAGTAAAACCATAGATTCTGTAGTTGTTTCACGAACATAATCTTTGCCTGTTGCTTTGTCTTTCCAAAATGTTCGCTTAACCATTCTTGGATGTAATGCTCGTTCCATTTGTTTTGGGTTTGGTACGTGCTGCGATTCGATATAATCAAGAGTGGCTCTTTTTATTTCCAGACTATCTTGTTTAGTTTGCCCAGAAATGAAATTACTAATCAAAAATAAAATAAAACAGATAAGTGGTTGTTTCATAGTTAATCAAATTGGTTTAGTTATTGATTTTTATTTTTAGGAGATTTAGAATACTACTATTACAAAGGGATGTGGTTAACGAATGTTCTTATGATTTGTTATCAAATATAGTAATATAATTTTGTCGATTTTTTAAATGTAATGTTAACAAAAAAAGCCTCAAGAAAATTCCTGAGGCTTTGATTTATATAATTTGAATCTTGATTAAGCTGTTAAAGCTTCTTTGATTCTGCGTAAAGCTTCTTTTAAAATGTCTTCGCTTGTTGCATAAGAGAAACGAATACAGTTTGGATTTCCAAAAGCATCACCTGTTACAGTTGCTACGTTAGCTTCTCCTAAAAGATACATTGATAAATCGTTTGCATCTTTAATTTCTGTTCCTTTTAATGTTTTTCCGAAGAAAGAAGAAACGTCTGGGAATACATAAAATGCTCCTTCTGGAACGTTGATTTTTACTCCAGGAATTTCTTTTAATAATCCCACAACTAAGTCTCTACGACCGTGGAAAGCCTTAACCATGTGGTTTAATACACTTGGATCAGCATCTACTGCAGTAATTGTAGCACGTTGTGCCACAGAATTTGCTCCAGAAGTTACTTGTCCTTGAATTTTTGTACATGCTTTTGCAATGAATTCAGGAGCTCCAATATAACCAACTCTGTATCCTGTCATTGCGAATGCTTTTGCAACTCCATTTACAGTGATTGTTTTTTCTAACATTCCCGGAATTGAACCGATGCTGCAGAAAGTTCCAGAGAAATTGATGTGCTCATAAATTTCGTCAGCAACTACGTATATATTTGGGTGTTTTTCTAAAACTTTTGCAAGGGCAGTTAATTCTTCTCTACTGTAAACAGATCCAGAAGGATTACAAGGAGAACTAAACCACATCATTTTTGTTTTAGGTGTGATTGCTGCTTCTAATTGCTCAGGCGTAATTTTAAAATCTGTATCTACAGATGTTGGAACTTCAACAGGAACACCTCCTGAAAGTTTTACGATTTCAAAATAAGAAACCCAGTATGGTGCTGGCAAAATAACCTCGTCACCATCATTTAACATTACTTGTGCAATGTTGTATAAAGATTGTTTTGCTCCTGTAGAAACTACAATTTGAGTAGGTTTGTAATCTAATCCGTTATCTCTTTTGAATTTTTTGCAAATTGCTTCTCTTAATTCTAAGTAACCTTCTACTGGAGAATAGGTGCTGTAATTTTCGTCAACTGCTTTTTTAACAGCCTCTTTAATAAAATCTGGTGTATTAAAGTCTGGTTCACCTAAACTTAAACTTATAATGTCTTTTCCTTGTGCTTTTAATTCACGTGCTAAAGCAGCCATTGCCAAGGTTTGTGATGTAGCTAAATTGTTAATTCTGTCCGAAAGAATGTGATTCATTGCTGTAGTTAATTGTGGTTTGTTATTAGATTATTGTCGTTAAGATGTTGTGTCTTTATCTTAACAATTATGCTAGTTTAGGTTTCATTCCTAAATCTCGTAAATGTTTGTAGTGTGCCAAAATTGCGCTTCTCGTAGTTTTAAATTCATGATATGGCAAGTTGCATTCGATTGCAGTTTGTTTTACAATTTCTGCAATTTTCCCGTAATGGATGTGGCATATATTAGGGAAAATGTGGTGTTCAATTTGGTGATTTAATCCGCCTGTAAACCAGTTTATTACTTTGTTCTTTGGAGCAAAATTAGCTGTAGTATACAATTGGTGAATTGCCCAAGTGTTTTCAATTTCGCCATCTTCATTTGGAACTGGGTTTGCAGTCTCTTCAACTACGTGTGCTAATTGGAATACAATACTTAAAATTAATCCTGCTGTATAGTGCATTACAAAGAATCCAATAACAACTTTCCACCATACAATACCTAAAAGCATTGGTAGTGCCATCCAGATTAATACATAAATAATTTTTGTGATTACCAATACAGTCCATAATTTGGCAGGACTTTGTGGTGTTCCATAAGATAATTTTCTTTTTATGTAGTTTTTCATTTGCTTAAAATCGGTTGTTAAAGCCCAATTGAAAGTCAATAATCCGTAAAGGAAAAATGAATAGTAATGTTGGAATTTATGAAAACGGTGCCATTCAGCATTTTGTGTAAAACGAATAATTCTTCCTGCGTCAAGATCTTCGTCATGACCATGGATATTAGTATAGGTGTGGTGTAACACATTGTGTTGTACTTGCCAGTTATGTACGTTTCCTGCAAGGACATAAATACTTCCTCCCATGATTTTGTTTACCCAACTTTTGGTCGAGTAAGAACCGTGATTTCCATCATGCATTACATTCATTCCAATTCCAGCCATTCCAATTCCCATAACGATGGTTAATAGTAAATGAGCCCAAAACGGCATATTGAGTGTAAGTATCAAAAAATAAGGAGCAAGAAAAACTGTAAATAGGATTATAGCTTTTAAATGAAGTTTCCAATTTCCTGTCTTTTGGATATTATTGTCTTTAAAGTAACTGTTCACCCGCGAGTTAAGCGTTCTGAAAAACTTTAAATTGTCTTGCTTAGCAAATGTTGGTATGGTCTTATTCATAAGAAATTTAAATAGTGCTCAAAGGTAATTATTATAAATTTTCAATTTACAAAATTGAGTTAAATATTTCAACTGTAAAGTAGTACTTTTGTTAAAAAAATAGACCGATGGATGAGATTCTGAAATATTTTCCTGATTTGACTGACACTCAAAAAGAACAATTTCAAAAATTAGATTTTTTATACCATGATTGGAATGAAAAAATAAACGTAATATCACGTAAAGATATTGACGCATTATACACTAAACATATTTTGCATTCTCTTGGAATTGCAAAAATCACAAAATTTGAACCAGGGACTTATGTTCTTGATGTAGGTACTGGTGGTGGATTTCCTGGAATTCCTTTGGCGATTCTTTTCCCAGAAACTCGTTTTTATTTGATTGATGTTATTGCTAAAAAAATAAAAGTGGTTCAGGGTGTTGTTGATGCTTTGGATTTGAAGAATGTAAAAGCAGAACAGCTTCGTGCTGAAAATGTAAAAGGAGATTTTGATTTTATTGTAAGCCGTGCAGTGACTAATATGCCTGATTTTGTTTCTTGGATTAAAGACAAAATCAAGAAAAAACACAAACACGAACTTAAAAATGGAATTTTATACCTTAAAGGTGGAGATTTAACTGAAGAACTAAAAGATTTTCCTAAAGCAACAGAATATAATTTAGCAGATTTCTTTGAGGATGAATTTTTTGAAACCAAAAAAGTAGTTCACCTCCCTTTGAAGTTTACTGTTTAACTTTATCGAATACGATTTAATATAAAAACCCTATCATTTGATGGGGTTTTTGCATTTTAAGTTGATGTTTGATTGTCATAACACAAAGATAATTTTGTTGCTAAGTGTATTTTTTTATCTTTGAAATACTTACCAAACAAAGAAATGATGGATAGAAGGAAGTTTTTTAGAAATGGCTCTTTATTTACAATTGGAGCAGCAGTGATGAATCCTTTTCAGGGTTCAGCTAATATTTTGGATTTAGAATCAGTTAATAAAAATAAGAAAGCCAAAAATATTATTCTTTTAGTTAGTGATGGGATGAGTACGGGGACATTAAATATGGCCGATTTGTACCTAAATAGAAAAACAGGAAAAGGATCCAATTGGATTCAGTTGTATAAAGACAATAGAGTTTCGAGAGCGTTGATGGATACTGCTTCTGCCAGTTCTATTGTGACCGATTCATCGGCTGCTAGTTCTTCATGGGGTGGTGGTTTTAGAGTAAACAACGGAGTGCTTAATGTGAGTCCTCAAGGAGAACCGCATTTACCTATTTGGCAAAAATTCAAAAAGGCTGGAAAAATGGCTGGTTGCGTAACTACAGTTCCAATCACTCATGCAACTCCTGCAGGTTTCTGTGTAAACAGTAAAAGTAGAAATGCTCAAGATGATATTGCCGAACAATATTTAGATCTTGGTTTTGATGTTATGATGGGTGGAGGGGCAAATTATTTTAGCTCAGAGGTGAGAAAAGATAAAAAGGATATGTATGCTGCTTTTAAAGCAAAAGGATATCAGGTTGTAAAAACACGCTCTGATATGGATGCGGCTTCTAATTCTAAACCTATTTTAGGAGTATTTTCAGAAGATGGTCTTCCATATTATGTAGATAGAAATAGTGATGAGAATCTTAAGAAAACAATTCCAAGTTTAGCCGAAATGGCTCAGAAAGCTATTGATAGAATGAAAGACCATAAAAATGGTTTTGTTTTGCAGATAGAAAGTGGAAAAGTGGATTGGGCTGCTCACGGAAATGATATTGCAGGTTTGATTAACGATCAAATTGAGTTTGATGAAACGGTAAAAATTGCAATTGATTTTGCTGAAAAAGACAAAGAGACTTTAGTTATTATCACTACTGACCACGGGAATGCCAATCCAGGAATTATTTATGGCAAATACGCAAATGAGAATTTTGATAGTATCCAGAAATACACTCAGACTAACGAATGGATTTTAAATCAAATTAAACCAGATTCTTCAATCTCTCAAGTAAAAGAGATTATTGAAAAGGCAAATGGACATTCTGTTTCAGATGAAGATGCCAAAACAGTTTTGAGTTATTATGATGGATTGCATAAGGAAGACGGATTGTATAACTACAAAAAATTACCTTATAAAGCTTTTGCAGAAATGCAGGGTAAAATAAACTCTGTAGGCTGGATTAGTATGGATCACTCTGCTGATTATGTTGAGTTGGCAATGTTTGGTCCAGGAAGTGAACTTTTAAAACCTTTTGTAAAAAATACTGACTTGCACTATTTGATGTTACAAGCTGCAGAAGTAGAGAATAAATTTTAATTTTATTTGATAAAAAAAAACACAAGTTTCAAATCAATAGAAACTTGTGTTTTTGGTTTTTAGATATAATATATCTGTCTAGCGAGCTTCGCTTGGATAGTTTAAAAAAGGATTTATTTCGTAGTCTAATCTTGCTATAAAATTTTTAATTGCAATTTCTGAAGATTTTGCGGTGTGCTTATAATAAGGATCAAAGAAAAAATCACGACATATTACAGGTTCTGCAGAAGGATTATATACTTCATCGTTATTGTTTAAATCGTCATAAGCATATTGACAAGGAAATAATTGTGTAAGTTGTTTTAAAGTATTTTTAAGCCATTGATTAAATATTTTTTTCTTAGGTGAGACATGACGTGCGAGCAGTGCGAGACCAACAATTTCGCTTTGTAAATAGTAAGATCCTTTTCGGCGTAGTACATCTATCATTCTTACATTCATAAGTGCAACCCACAGTGGTCCGTCTACAGGTCCAGATGCAGGAGCATTCATATTGAGGTCAAAAACTAGTGGTTTGGTATGTTCAGGATTTGATACAGAACACCACAGTGCTTCAATACGCTGTTTCATTTCTTGAGATGATTCGCTATGGTTTTTATATCGCCAATATACCCATTCGAGTAGAGCTGCTGTTAATCCTAAAGAAGCTTTGTGACTAATACCTGTTAAGGCAAGTTCTAGCTTGTTATGATTTTCAGCTGGATCGATAAGTTTCTCCATTATTTTTCCATTCCATTTAAAATCAATTGGATGATTTATGCTTTTGGCTTCGCGGATTATTTTAGGCGCTTTTTCAATAGTTTGCATAATTTCTTAAATTTAATTTTTACATATGAACATTTGTTTTGTTTCTTAAGTTTATTAGGTTAATCAAGAATTCTCAAATTTACAGGAGTGCTTCATTTTTTCTATATCATGATAAGTTTTAAAAATAGCACGATAGGGTATTTTATTGGCTGTATGTTTTTGAAAATCAGTAAAGAACGAAAAGTATTACAAATAAAACAGCTGTATGATTAAATTTTTTATATGAAAAGCAAAACCCACAAGTTTCAAAATATTTGAAGCTTGTGGGTTTTTTTATAGTTTTTTAAACTTTAGAGATTATTCTCCTAAAAACGGATATCTATAATCTTCTGGAGTTACAAAAGTTTCTTTTATTGTTCTTGGAGAAGCCCAACGCAATAAGTTTAATGCAGAACCTGCTTTGTCATTTGTTCCTGATGCTCTAGCACCACCAAATGGTTGCATTCCTACAACAGCTCCTGTTGGCTTATCATTAATGTAGAAGTTACCTGCAGCATTCTGTAGTTTAGTTGTAGCTACTTCAATAGCGTAACGGTCTTGACTAAATACAGCTCCAGTAAGAGCATATTCAGAAGTAGTGTCAACTAATTCTAAAGTCTCTTCCCATTTTGCATCTTCATACACATAAATAGTGATTACTGGTCCGAATAATTCGGTTTCCATTGTAGTATATTTAGGGTTTGTAGTTACAATTATAGTTGGTTCAATAAAGTATCCAACTGATTTATCGTAATTTCCACCAACAATAATTTCAGCATCAGCATCTTTTTTAGCTTGGTCAATAAAACTAGCTAATTTATCAAATGATCCTTCGTGAATAACAGCAGTAATAAAGTTTCCAAAATCTTCTGGTGAACCCATTTTCATAGATTTCACATCAGTGATTAATTGTTCTTTAATAGTTGGCCATAAACTTTGTGGAATATAAGCTCTTGAAGCAGCAGAACATTTTTGTCCTTGAAATTCGAATGCTCCACGTACAATTCCAGTTGAAACTTGTTTTGCATTAGCACTTGGATGAGCAATGATAAAATCTTTACCACCAGTTTCACCTACGATTCTTGGGTAAGTTTTGTAATGGTGAATGTTTGCACCGATTTTTGCCCAAATGTCTTTAAATACATGAGTTGAACCTGTAAAGTGAACTCCTGCAAAATCACGACTTGCTAATACAGTATCAGTAATCATTAATGCATCACCAAAAACTACATTTATTACACCGTCTGGAACTCCAGCTTCTTTAAATACATCGATGATAATTTTAGTAGAAAATACTTGGCTATCACTTGGTTTCCATATTACAACATTCCCCATCATTGCAGCACTTGCAGGAAGATTTGCAGCAATAGCAGTAAAGTTAAAAGGAGTAATCGCGTAAACGAAACCTTCTAGAGGTCTGTATTCAAGGCGATTCCAAGTTGTAGAATCTGATTTTGGTTGATCTGCATAAATTTGAGTCATGAACTCAACATTGTAACGCAAGAAATCAATCAATTCACAAGAAGCATCAATCTCTGCTTGGTGAATGTTTTTTGATTGTCCAATCATTGTAGCTGCATTTATTCTAGCTCTGTAAGGACCAGCAATAAGTTCAGCAGCTTTTAAGAAAATAGCAGCACGTTGTTCCCATGCCATATTTGCCCATGCATCTTTTGCTTCAAGTGCATTAGCGATTGCTTTTTCTATATGTGTTTTTTCGGCTAAGTGGTAAGTTCCTACTACATGTTTGTGGTCATGAGGAGCTGTTATGTTTTTAGTATTTCCGGTTTTAATCTCTTCACTTCCAATATATAAAGGAACATCAATTTTAGAGTTCCACATTGAAGTATAAGCTGCTTGTACTGCTGCTTTTTCTGGTGAGTTTGGTGCATATCCTTTTACGGGTTCGTTTACCGCTTTAGGTACATGAAAAAATCCTTTTAGCATATTGTTTAAAATTAGATAATTAGACAAATTAACAGTTGGATAATTCATTTTATACGAATTATCTAACGCTCTACAAAAGTACGAAGGTTAAATTAATAATCTGATAATTTTGTTATAAGTTAATTATAAAATATTTCTATGCGATAAAGAAATTAGTTCAATGCAAATGGTGCACACATTCTAAAAGTAGGCACTATAACTTTGAAAATTTTTGTAGTTGTAAAGTTTACCATATTGAAATATCCTTTCATTGCTCCGTATGGAGATGATAGTAAGCAACCTGAACTGTAGGTATGAAATTCGCCAGGTTTTAAAACTGG encodes:
- the pruA gene encoding L-glutamate gamma-semialdehyde dehydrogenase, encoding MLKGFFHVPKAVNEPVKGYAPNSPEKAAVQAAYTSMWNSKIDVPLYIGSEEIKTGNTKNITAPHDHKHVVGTYHLAEKTHIEKAIANALEAKDAWANMAWEQRAAIFLKAAELIAGPYRARINAATMIGQSKNIHQAEIDASCELIDFLRYNVEFMTQIYADQPKSDSTTWNRLEYRPLEGFVYAITPFNFTAIAANLPASAAMMGNVVIWKPSDSQVFSTKIIIDVFKEAGVPDGVINVVFGDALMITDTVLASRDFAGVHFTGSTHVFKDIWAKIGANIHHYKTYPRIVGETGGKDFIIAHPSANAKQVSTGIVRGAFEFQGQKCSAASRAYIPQSLWPTIKEQLITDVKSMKMGSPEDFGNFITAVIHEGSFDKLASFIDQAKKDADAEIIVGGNYDKSVGYFIEPTIIVTTNPKYTTMETELFGPVITIYVYEDAKWEETLELVDTTSEYALTGAVFSQDRYAIEVATTKLQNAAGNFYINDKPTGAVVGMQPFGGARASGTNDKAGSALNLLRWASPRTIKETFVTPEDYRYPFLGE
- a CDS encoding alkaline phosphatase; this encodes MDRRKFFRNGSLFTIGAAVMNPFQGSANILDLESVNKNKKAKNIILLVSDGMSTGTLNMADLYLNRKTGKGSNWIQLYKDNRVSRALMDTASASSIVTDSSAASSSWGGGFRVNNGVLNVSPQGEPHLPIWQKFKKAGKMAGCVTTVPITHATPAGFCVNSKSRNAQDDIAEQYLDLGFDVMMGGGANYFSSEVRKDKKDMYAAFKAKGYQVVKTRSDMDAASNSKPILGVFSEDGLPYYVDRNSDENLKKTIPSLAEMAQKAIDRMKDHKNGFVLQIESGKVDWAAHGNDIAGLINDQIEFDETVKIAIDFAEKDKETLVIITTDHGNANPGIIYGKYANENFDSIQKYTQTNEWILNQIKPDSSISQVKEIIEKANGHSVSDEDAKTVLSYYDGLHKEDGLYNYKKLPYKAFAEMQGKINSVGWISMDHSADYVELAMFGPGSELLKPFVKNTDLHYLMLQAAEVENKF
- a CDS encoding nuclear transport factor 2 family protein; protein product: MKQPLICFILFLISNFISGQTKQDSLEIKRATLDYIESQHVPNPKQMERALHPRMVKRTFWKDKATGKDYVRETTTESMVLLAESYNKNGDKFPPLPKKDVKLLDVSERTASVKLIADDWIDYMHLVKINGSWKIINVLWEFNDINQH
- a CDS encoding nuclear transport factor 2 family protein; amino-acid sequence: MKNTISAILLMLTIEMLTIPCNAQKGTTSNESKPYIPVSKELFDTIVKMDHIVFDTANKGDLEKLKTLFTEDLEFFHDTGGLDNYTKTMENFQRIFTNYGYTRRVLVEGSIEVYPIKDYGAIQTGVHKFCRLENGELINCGTYKFTHVWKKTPTGWKISRVISYGH
- a CDS encoding serine hydrolase domain-containing protein, yielding MKTISKFFIVLFLISNLALFAQNLDRKIDSLITSKFKPGNPGAVFMAVKKGKIIYRKAFGMANLEFDINMKPEFIFEIGSMTKQFTAVSILMLAEQGKLKLNDEITKFIPDYPTNGNRITIHHLLTHTSGIKDFTSMESIKNIARSDLSPKELIDFFKNEPVNFKPGEQFKYCNSGYVLLGYIIEIASGQTYQEFVSQNIFEKIGMMNTHYASHERIIKNRVSGYRDKEGIVNAAYISFSIPYASGSIMSNVDDMLKWQNAIDTNILLNSNTTEKVFTNYKLNNGDKIDYGYGWHIKELNGKLVREHGGSIFGFKSMGVYEPTKQIYVIGLSNCDCNSPTALTKDIAALLID
- a CDS encoding pyridoxal phosphate-dependent aminotransferase, whose product is MNHILSDRINNLATSQTLAMAALARELKAQGKDIISLSLGEPDFNTPDFIKEAVKKAVDENYSTYSPVEGYLELREAICKKFKRDNGLDYKPTQIVVSTGAKQSLYNIAQVMLNDGDEVILPAPYWVSYFEIVKLSGGVPVEVPTSVDTDFKITPEQLEAAITPKTKMMWFSSPCNPSGSVYSREELTALAKVLEKHPNIYVVADEIYEHINFSGTFCSIGSIPGMLEKTITVNGVAKAFAMTGYRVGYIGAPEFIAKACTKIQGQVTSGANSVAQRATITAVDADPSVLNHMVKAFHGRRDLVVGLLKEIPGVKINVPEGAFYVFPDVSSFFGKTLKGTEIKDANDLSMYLLGEANVATVTGDAFGNPNCIRFSYATSEDILKEALRRIKEALTA
- a CDS encoding fatty acid desaturase family protein — protein: MNKTIPTFAKQDNLKFFRTLNSRVNSYFKDNNIQKTGNWKLHLKAIILFTVFLAPYFLILTLNMPFWAHLLLTIVMGIGMAGIGMNVMHDGNHGSYSTKSWVNKIMGGSIYVLAGNVHNWQVQHNVLHHTYTNIHGHDEDLDAGRIIRFTQNAEWHRFHKFQHYYSFFLYGLLTFNWALTTDFKQMKNYIKRKLSYGTPQSPAKLWTVLVITKIIYVLIWMALPMLLGIVWWKVVIGFFVMHYTAGLILSIVFQLAHVVEETANPVPNEDGEIENTWAIHQLYTTANFAPKNKVINWFTGGLNHQIEHHIFPNICHIHYGKIAEIVKQTAIECNLPYHEFKTTRSAILAHYKHLRDLGMKPKLA
- the rsmG gene encoding 16S rRNA (guanine(527)-N(7))-methyltransferase RsmG gives rise to the protein MDEILKYFPDLTDTQKEQFQKLDFLYHDWNEKINVISRKDIDALYTKHILHSLGIAKITKFEPGTYVLDVGTGGGFPGIPLAILFPETRFYLIDVIAKKIKVVQGVVDALDLKNVKAEQLRAENVKGDFDFIVSRAVTNMPDFVSWIKDKIKKKHKHELKNGILYLKGGDLTEELKDFPKATEYNLADFFEDEFFETKKVVHLPLKFTV